The DNA window ACCGGCGGCCGCGCCCCGCCCGACCTCGCGGAACTGCAACTCCTGCGCATCTAGTGCTGTGACCGGAAAGGTTCACCGGGTCGCGGCCCCCGGCACGGCACCTCGCCGCGTTGCCGGGCCACTCGAGTACGTCCGGTACGAGCCGTGGCCCTCCGCCTTGCGATGCACCGCACCGGACGCCGCGACCCGGCAAACCTTCCCGGCCACAGCACCAGAGCGGCCCGCACGGCGCCCCCGCAGCGGGGCCGCCGCGCTCAGCCCTGCCCTTCACGCGTCAAGGAGTCGCACCACCATGAGCGAGAACCGTTCCCTGATCCGCCGTACCACCGCCGTAGCGGCCGCCGTCGCGGCCTCGCTCGTCCTCGCCGCCTGCGGCGGGGCCGACGGGGGAGCCACCGCCGGGCACGGCGGCCACACCGCCCCGTCCTCCCGGCCCCAGTCCCTGTCGCCGACGGCCTCGCCGTCCGCCGCGCGGGGGCAGCACAACGCCGCCGACGTCGCCTTCGCGCAGATGATGATCCCCCACCACCGCCAGGCCGTGGAGATGGCCGACCTGGCCCCCACCCGGGCCGGTTCGGCCGAGGTGAAGCAGCTCGCCGAGGCGATCAAGAAGGCCCAGGACCCGGAGATCAGGACCCTGTCCGGGTGGCTGACCGCCTGGGGCGAGCAGGTGCCCGCCACCGGTGCGGGGGACCACTCCGCCCACGGGGCCGGCGGCGGGATGATGACCGCCGAGGAGATGGACCGGCTGGGCAAGGCTTCCGGCAAGGCCTTCGACACCGCCTTCATGGAGCTCATGATCAAGCACCACGAGGGGGCCGTCGCGATGGCCGAGACGGAGCGCACCCAGGGCGCCCACCCCGAGGCCAAGACGATGGCGGAGGCCATCATCAGCTCCCAGAGCGCCGAGATCGCCACGATGAAGGAGCTCCTCGGCAAGAACTGATCCACGGCCGGATCCCGGCCGGATCCCGGCCGGATCCACCGCCTGTTCCACCGCGGCGGGAGCGGCGGCCCTCCATGCCTGTCGGACGGAAGGTCCAGCAGGCGGGCCGCCGCCTCGCGCCTCGCGCCTCTCGCCCTTGCGCGCGCCGCGGGCGAGGGCTCCGCCATGCCGTAGCGGACGGCCACCTCGGCCCTGCCCATCCGCCCGATCCATGATCCCCGCTGCCCCGTCCGGGGGCCGCCCCGAACGGGGCACCGGGGCACGCACTCAGCGGGCGTGGCGCTCCGGCAGGTCCACCTCCGCCGGGGCGACGGCGAAGCCGCGCGCCGTGGCCGCGGCCGACCGCTTGCCGCAGAAGGCGGCTTCGAGGGTCCCGCCCAGCGCGGTGTTCGCGGCGCCCCGGTTGGAGGTGTTCGCCATGGCGGTGAGGCTGCGGCGGCCGTCGCGGGTCGCGAACGCGTAGGTGTAGAAGCCCTGGACGGTGCCCGTGTGGCCGTACACCGACCTGCCGCACGACAGGTCGTAGCGGCGCAGGCCCAGCCCGTAGAAGCGGGTGCCGGCGGCGTCGGTCGGAGTCATCCGCAGCATGGCGTCCAGCATCCGCGCGTCCAGCAGCCGGCCGCCGAGCAGGGCCGAGGTGAAGGTGTTCAGATCGGCCGGGTCGGAGATCACCGCCCCGGCGGACTGCGCCCAGGAGACGGTCTGCTCGGTGGAGTCGACCAGCGGCGCGCCCGCCTCGTCGGGGTGGAGGTAGCCGCGCGCGTGCTGCCCCTGGATCCGCGTCCCGGGGTGCACGTACGACGTGTTGCGCAGACCCAGCGGCCTGATCACGCGCCGCTCGTACTCCTCGCCCACCCGGTTCCCGGTCACCTTCTCGACGAGCATGCCGACGACGACGAAATTGGTGTTGGAGTACGCGTACGCCGCTCCGGGTTCGGTCGTCCTCGGCTCCTTCAGCGACAGGCCGACGAGCTCCCGGTAGCCGAACACCTTCGTGCGCACGGCCTCGAAGCCCGGCACGGTCCGGGCGAACATGGTGTCCGTGTAGTCGGCCAGCCCGCTGCGGTGGCTCAGCAGGTGGCGCACGGTGATCCGGTCGTCGGGCAGCAGACCGGGCAGGAAGCGGTTGACCGAGGTGTCCAGGCGGACCTTCTTCTCGGCCACGAGCTGGAGCAGCACCACGGCCGAGAACGTCTCGTGACGCTGCCGACCCGGAAGCGGGAGCGGGCGTCCATGGCCGCGCCCGTGGCCCGGTCGCGTACGCCCACCGCCTTGGACTGGACGCCGCCGGGGCCCGAGATCCGAGCCATGGCCCCGGGCGCTCCGGCGTCGGTCGTCTGGCGCAGGGCCCGGACCAGCGCCTGGAGGTCGGCGGGCGCCTCGGCGGGGGCGGCGGAGGCGGTGGCCGGTGCCACGCCGGCCAGCACGGCGAGCAGGGCGGCACCGAGGGCCAGCCGTCGGTTCAGGGGCAGGAGCATGTCGTTCCTCGACTCGGTCGGCAAGTGGGCGGGCGCGCGGCCGTCGACGGGCGCGCCCGACCGCTCAACTGGCGCGAGTGGGTCCGGGGGACGGGGTGGGGGCAGAATTGACGGGAAAGCCGGGAAGCCCGAAAGGGGGCGTCTGGTGCCGACGGATCCGCCGGGGGGCGAGCGCGAGCAGTCCCGTGGCCTCCTGAGGTCGGAGCCCGGCACGCTGCTGGAACACGTGGCAGTGGCGGTGTTCGGCCTCGACGGCGGGGGCCGCATCCGCTACTGGGGGCCCGGCGCCGAGGAACTCTTCGGATACCCGCCCCAAGCAGTGCTCCGCGGACCGGCCGACGTCCTGTTCCCGGCCCCGCCCACGGGCCGCCCCGGCGCCGCCGCGCAGCTCGCGGAACGCGGCCGCGCCCTCGGCTACTGGCGGGTCCGCATGCCCGCCGCGCACCGCGACGGGACGGTCTTCGACTGCGGCTTCCGCGTCTTCCCCGTCACCGGTCCCGACGGCAGCTCCGTGGTCATGGGCCTGGCCAGCCGGGGCGCGGACCTCGACCGGGTGAAGACGAACCTGGCGTTCCTCGACGCCCTCTTCGAGACCTGCCCCATCGGGCTGGTCATGCTCGACGAACGGCTGCGCTACGTCCACCTCAACCAGGCGCTGGCCGACATGGACGGCATGTCCATCGCGGAGCACCTCGGACGCCCCATGACCGAGGTCATGCTCACCTCCGACGGGGGCGAGTACGAGCGCACGCTACGGGCCGTGGCCGATGAGGGACGCCCCGTGGTCGGCGCCCTGGTGGGCCTGCGCACCCCCGGCCACCCGCACCGCGACCAGGTCCGCTCCGTGAGCCTCTTCGCACTCAGCGGGGCCGGCGACACCCGACCGGGCGTGGGCGGGCTGCTGGTGGACGTGACCGACCGGGAGCACGCCATCCTGGAGGCGACGGCGGCCCGCGGCCGCCTCGCGCTGCTGGACCGGGCCGCGGCACGCATCGGCACCACCCTGGACCTGCACGTCACCGCACGGGAGCTGGTCGAGACCGCGGTCCCCGGCTTCTGCGACGGCGCCGTCGTGGAACTCGTCGACCGGGCGCCCGACGATCCCGAGGTGTTCGACCCGGCGCTGCCGCTGGTCACCCGCCGCATCGCCGCCGGGACCGTGCTGCCCCCGCCCGCCGACGAGCTCGTCGGCGGACTGGAGTACATCACCTACCCGGCGGGCTCCAGCATCCACGCCGCACTGCGCACCGGACGCCCCGTGTCCCTCCCCGTCAACGAGGAGTTCGCCACCCGCACCGTCGTCCACCAGGAGCGCGCCCGGCTGCTGCTCGACAGCGGCCTGGGGGACATCCTGATCGCCCCGCTCATCGCCAGGGGAACGGTCCAGGGCATCACCATGTTCGGCCGGGCCGCGGGCCGGCCGGCGTTCACCGAGGAAGACCTCGGGCTGGCCGGGGAGCTGGCCTCCCGGGCCGCCCTGTGCCTGGACAACGCACGGCTGTACGGCAGGGTCCGGGACATCGCGCTCACCCTGCAGCGGGCCCTGCTGCCCAGCGCCACCGGCGCCGGG is part of the Streptomyces subrutilus genome and encodes:
- a CDS encoding SpoIIE family protein phosphatase, which translates into the protein MPTDPPGGEREQSRGLLRSEPGTLLEHVAVAVFGLDGGGRIRYWGPGAEELFGYPPQAVLRGPADVLFPAPPTGRPGAAAQLAERGRALGYWRVRMPAAHRDGTVFDCGFRVFPVTGPDGSSVVMGLASRGADLDRVKTNLAFLDALFETCPIGLVMLDERLRYVHLNQALADMDGMSIAEHLGRPMTEVMLTSDGGEYERTLRAVADEGRPVVGALVGLRTPGHPHRDQVRSVSLFALSGAGDTRPGVGGLLVDVTDREHAILEATAARGRLALLDRAAARIGTTLDLHVTARELVETAVPGFCDGAVVELVDRAPDDPEVFDPALPLVTRRIAAGTVLPPPADELVGGLEYITYPAGSSIHAALRTGRPVSLPVNEEFATRTVVHQERARLLLDSGLGDILIAPLIARGTVQGITMFGRAAGRPAFTEEDLGLAGELASRAALCLDNARLYGRVRDIALTLQRALLPSATGAGPYVRVAHRYLPAGHATEVGGDWYDVISLPGDRVALVVGDVMGHGVQAAAAMGRLRITAKALARHHAHPGELLTELDACAREAGIELATCLYLLYDPATGRARVANAGHPPLLVRLPDGTVGTAAQATGVPLGVGGFPFATTELDLPEGATLALYTDGLIEARGRDIDAGMEALRDQLRRARGTMEEAADRILANLLPTTPADDTVLVLAQVSRAPSR
- a CDS encoding DUF305 domain-containing protein, translating into MSENRSLIRRTTAVAAAVAASLVLAACGGADGGATAGHGGHTAPSSRPQSLSPTASPSAARGQHNAADVAFAQMMIPHHRQAVEMADLAPTRAGSAEVKQLAEAIKKAQDPEIRTLSGWLTAWGEQVPATGAGDHSAHGAGGGMMTAEEMDRLGKASGKAFDTAFMELMIKHHEGAVAMAETERTQGAHPEAKTMAEAIISSQSAEIATMKELLGKN